Proteins from a single region of Paramormyrops kingsleyae isolate MSU_618 chromosome 9, PKINGS_0.4, whole genome shotgun sequence:
- the LOC111857850 gene encoding G-protein coupled receptor family C group 5 member B-like — translation MKMNSSGWCVLRAGEDDRRRQAMAIPSVFHILLILSLVGCSSAEDKASPRGCGLLKRPFTALCDLDAQWGVAVTVAAGVAVLASLILALVLLCRLGRITEPEARSGVAPLLLLLATIIVLCAVSFVHVIESEERVCIARHALWGVLYVLSIAYLTSQGVRLLRRSCFRALAALAIGLAVMQGITIFEWILAIALHPGQPVCQYQPMQISMVCMYGLALFLAVPVTLTCGLAPGQPHSGLRFMCLFTMSLASGIMWAMYLAKYYGTMKMQSGQSSGWKDQLQAQILVAQAWLVLLLHAIPDAHAYLHPAHHDDVVPAQVPQHRREANLEAGISLSSWPTAEGQGSEFDNSSSAGSASQWNGSAEPSPSTSFHMEMYELTDMNSSAEPMPSTSSGISEIWYTEASIF, via the exons ATGAAAATGAACTCAAGTGGTTGGTGTGTTTTGAGAGCTGGTGAAGACGACAGACGTCGACAAG caATGGCAATACCTTCGGTGTTCCATAtcctcctcatcctctccctggTGGGCTGCAGCTCTGCAGAGGATAAGGCTTCTCCTCGAGGCTGTGGCCTCCTGAAGAGGCCCTTCACTGCGCTGTGCGACCTGGACGCACAGTGGGGCGTGGCGGTGACAGTGGCGGCAGGCGTGGCGGTCCTGGCCTCACTAATCCTGGCCCTGGTGCTGCTGTGCCGCCTGGGGCGCATTACAGAGCCTGAGGCACGCAGTGGGGTGGCACCGCTGCTCCTGCTCCTCGCCACCATCATCGTGCTCTGTGCCGTCAGCTTTGTGCACGTCATTGAGAGTGAGGAGCGTGTGTGCATTGCTCGACACGCCCTCTGGGGGGTGCTATATGTCCTGAGCATCGCATACCTAACTTCCCAGGGTGTGCGATTGCTCAGGCGCTCCTGCTTCAGGGCCCTGGCAGCACTGGCGATAGGCTTGGCCGTAATGCAGGGTATTACCATTTTTGAATGGATACTGGCCATTGCGCTCCACCCAGGCCAGCCGGTCTGCCAGTACCAGCCAATGCAGATTTCCATGGTCTGCATGTACGGGCTGGCCCTGTTCTTAGCAGTGCCAGTGACCTTGACTTGTGGCTTGGCTCCGGGGCAGCCACATTCCGGGTTGAGGTTCATGTGTTTATTCACCATGAGCTTGGCCTCTGGCATAATGTGGGCCATGTATTTGGCTAAGTACTATGGGACCATGAAAATGCAGTCTGGCCAGTCCTCAGGCTGGAAGGACCAGTTGCAGGCGCAGATACTGGTGGCACAGGcctggttggtgctgctgttgcaCGCCATTCCTGATGCCCATGCCTACCTGCACCCAGCACATCACGACGATGTGGTCCCTGCACAGGTCCCGCAACACCGAAGAGAGGCAAACTTGGAAGCGGGCATTTCCCTGTCCTCCTGGCCAACTGCGGAGGGCCAGGGCTCTGAATTTGACAACAGCAGCTCAG CTGGATCTGCAAGTCAGTGGAATGGAAGCGCAGAACCAAGCCCCAGCACTTCCTTCCACATGGAGATGTATGAGCTGACCGACATGAACAGCAGCGCA GAGCCCATGCCCTCCACCTCCTCAGGAATATCTGAGATTTGGTACACAGAGGCATCGATATTCTGA